From Agromyces sp. SYSU T00194, a single genomic window includes:
- a CDS encoding nuclear transport factor 2 family protein yields the protein MTPEQLADLEQIKVTKYRYYRFLDTKEFDGIPDLFIEHPTISFAGGSVQLDSRDELVSMLRTHLTDPNILTWHQVGQADVTFTSETTATAWFAQNDVAIDLTNDTTTVGAAYYRDEFVKVDGQWKYSASSYRRLYEETGPRAGAGLDVIASWTGAHAA from the coding sequence ATGACCCCCGAGCAGCTGGCCGACCTCGAGCAGATCAAGGTCACCAAGTACCGGTACTACCGCTTCCTCGACACGAAGGAGTTCGACGGCATCCCGGACCTCTTCATCGAGCACCCCACGATCTCGTTCGCCGGCGGCAGCGTGCAGCTGGACAGCCGCGACGAGCTCGTCTCGATGCTGCGCACGCACCTCACCGACCCGAACATCCTCACCTGGCACCAGGTGGGGCAGGCCGACGTCACGTTCACCTCCGAGACGACGGCGACGGCCTGGTTCGCCCAGAACGACGTCGCGATCGACCTGACGAACGACACGACGACCGTCGGCGCCGCGTACTACCGCGACGAGTTCGTGAAGGTCGACGGCCAGTGGAAGTACTCGGCGAGCAGCTACCGGCGCCTCTACGAGGAGACCGGGCCGCGCGCCGGCGCGGGTCTCGACGTGATCGCCTCCTGGACCGGTGCGCACGCGGCCTGA
- a CDS encoding MmgE/PrpD family protein: protein MTLDRIAAFVVDTAAAGAPAEVDAAARDRLLDTLAAGAAGVVAPASRVALAYASSSSGPAPVWATGVRGVPERAAFAGATCASALDLDDGHYGGGGIHPGSTVVPALLAVADDDQEVTTLRTALVVGYEVAIRAGARFSPAATGETYRATGHASVVGATAALCALRGVGAGTVRAALRIALAHAPSAVLASAGAKEAIGWAAATAVAAVELAVAGFDPDGTPVGSIFRTTALDDPAVAATLGERWELLDVYTKPAPVCQGAQAALEALEALDELADLADLDDVAGIDVDVAPGSAAVLGDVATRDLASRQFSIPDVLGRRLVRGRLGPLALLTEDPDADRIAALVHVRDESLGSEPGDGYPTRLTVRTRTGGVLTREVRMAIGGPGRPLAPAAFLERCRAALAVAFDPAEAEQVIGLVHGGDARVGDLRRPAPRASRA from the coding sequence GTGACGCTCGACCGCATCGCGGCCTTCGTCGTCGACACGGCCGCCGCGGGAGCGCCGGCCGAGGTCGATGCCGCCGCTCGCGACCGACTGCTCGACACGCTGGCGGCGGGCGCCGCCGGCGTGGTCGCGCCGGCGTCGCGCGTCGCGCTCGCATATGCGTCGTCGTCGAGCGGGCCCGCGCCGGTCTGGGCGACGGGGGTGCGCGGCGTGCCGGAGCGCGCGGCGTTCGCCGGCGCGACGTGCGCGAGCGCGCTCGACCTCGACGACGGGCACTACGGCGGGGGCGGCATCCACCCCGGGTCGACGGTCGTGCCCGCGCTGCTCGCCGTGGCGGACGACGACCAGGAGGTGACGACGCTGCGCACCGCGCTGGTCGTCGGCTACGAGGTCGCGATCCGTGCCGGCGCCCGGTTCTCGCCCGCCGCCACCGGCGAGACCTACCGGGCGACCGGTCACGCGTCGGTGGTCGGCGCGACGGCCGCCCTGTGCGCGCTGCGCGGTGTCGGCGCGGGCACCGTGCGCGCCGCGCTGCGCATCGCCCTCGCCCACGCCCCGAGTGCCGTGCTCGCCTCCGCGGGTGCCAAGGAGGCGATCGGCTGGGCGGCGGCGACGGCGGTCGCCGCCGTGGAGCTCGCCGTGGCCGGCTTCGACCCGGACGGCACCCCCGTGGGCAGCATCTTCCGCACGACCGCACTCGACGATCCCGCCGTCGCGGCGACGCTCGGTGAGCGCTGGGAGCTGCTCGACGTCTATACGAAGCCCGCGCCGGTGTGCCAGGGCGCGCAGGCGGCGCTCGAGGCGCTCGAGGCGCTCGATGAGCTGGCCGACCTCGCAGACCTCGACGACGTCGCGGGCATCGATGTCGACGTCGCTCCCGGCAGCGCGGCGGTCCTCGGCGATGTCGCGACGCGCGACCTCGCGAGCCGCCAGTTCTCGATCCCCGACGTGCTCGGCCGCCGGCTGGTCCGTGGCCGGCTCGGGCCGCTGGCCCTGCTCACCGAGGATCCGGATGCCGACCGGATCGCCGCGCTGGTGCACGTCCGGGACGAGTCCCTCGGCTCCGAACCCGGGGACGGGTACCCGACGCGGCTCACCGTCCGCACGCGGACCGGCGGCGTGCTCACGCGGGAGGTCCGCATGGCGATCGGTGGTCCCGGCCGGCCGCTCGCACCGGCGGCGTTCCTCGAACGGTGCCGTGCGGCGCTGGCCGTCGCGTTCGACCCGGCGGAAGCTGAGCAGGTCATCGGGCTGGTGCACGGCGGTGACGCACGGGTCGGGGACCTGCGTCGACCGGCACCGCGTGCGTCACGTGCGTGA
- a CDS encoding branched-chain amino acid ABC transporter permease, with translation MFGYEPDFYLGLLIAGITLGGVYALFGSGLTMIFGAAKLMNFAQGEIFMIGGYVAWLLIGAAGFAFGPALVVTTIALAVIGLLLATTLFRRITSDARSLEVGLVLTLGLSILLQNAALQVFGPNAYYPDNPWGTDGVSIGGVQIPYIRMLAFGLAVVILGALGLFLRYTRIGLAIRGVPQNRDLAVLVGIPERRVNVVSIVLGFALSGIAGAAVSPFYGVFPNMGAGFIFIGFAILYMGGMTSVLGSVVAALIVGVLTSFTSGLISASAAAITPLALIAAVLLFKPEGLFGSKVRTA, from the coding sequence GTGTTCGGCTACGAGCCCGACTTCTACCTCGGGCTGCTGATCGCAGGCATCACGCTGGGCGGCGTCTACGCGCTGTTCGGCTCGGGCCTGACGATGATCTTCGGCGCCGCGAAGCTGATGAACTTCGCACAGGGCGAGATCTTCATGATCGGCGGCTACGTCGCCTGGCTCCTCATCGGGGCCGCGGGATTCGCCTTCGGACCGGCGCTGGTGGTGACGACGATCGCCCTCGCGGTGATCGGACTCCTGCTCGCGACGACGCTCTTCCGGCGGATCACCAGCGACGCCCGATCGCTGGAAGTCGGGCTCGTGCTGACGCTCGGGCTGTCCATCCTGCTGCAGAACGCCGCGCTGCAGGTGTTCGGCCCGAACGCCTACTACCCCGACAACCCGTGGGGCACCGACGGGGTGAGCATCGGCGGGGTGCAGATCCCGTACATCCGGATGCTCGCATTCGGCCTCGCGGTCGTGATCCTCGGCGCCCTCGGCCTGTTCCTGCGGTACACGCGAATCGGGCTCGCCATCCGCGGCGTGCCGCAGAACCGCGACCTCGCGGTGCTGGTCGGCATCCCCGAACGGCGGGTGAACGTCGTGTCCATCGTGCTCGGGTTCGCGCTGTCGGGCATCGCGGGCGCCGCGGTGAGCCCGTTCTACGGAGTGTTCCCCAACATGGGCGCCGGGTTCATCTTCATCGGGTTCGCGATCCTCTACATGGGCGGCATGACCAGCGTGCTCGGCTCGGTGGTGGCGGCGCTCATCGTGGGCGTGCTCACGAGCTTCACCTCCGGGCTGATCTCCGCGAGCGCCGCGGCCATCACGCCGCTGGCCCTCATCGCCGCCGTCCTCCTCTTCAAGCCCGAGGGCCTCTTCGGAAGCAAGGTGCGCACCGCATGA
- a CDS encoding branched-chain amino acid ABC transporter permease, with protein sequence MTTPTLLDPAARRRRAIGWATSAVLLVLAVLFPVLADSNYLVAVASLALTYMVIAQSLNLVFGYAGFFALGITVPWVVGGYVTAVLTRTHEWETVPALLAGAVGGALVMALFGLATLGRGRNSFAILSLVLMLFVEILVRTWTEVTGGGAGIANLPVIDLGFTDIVTPTEFYYFTLAVVALIMLAMWAMVSSRWGRTLRATKGDELLAASMGVSLLHHRVLVLAIASAFCGLVGGIHVLRISVAVPSMAGLEYLAPLLAIIFIGGPGNFLGVVMASVVVTFIPELARGFDEWRQFIYGGLLVVLCLLFPLGIPARFTQLVGAWRARRAARPGHGSDAAETTDPSTEPTAPVDAEKELVR encoded by the coding sequence ATGACGACTCCCACACTCCTCGATCCCGCAGCACGTCGACGGCGGGCGATCGGCTGGGCGACCAGCGCCGTCCTCCTCGTGCTCGCCGTGCTGTTCCCGGTGCTCGCCGACTCGAACTACCTCGTCGCCGTCGCCTCGCTCGCGCTGACCTACATGGTCATCGCGCAGTCGCTGAACCTCGTGTTCGGCTACGCCGGGTTCTTCGCGCTCGGCATCACCGTCCCGTGGGTGGTCGGCGGGTACGTCACCGCCGTGCTCACCCGCACCCACGAGTGGGAGACGGTGCCGGCGCTTCTCGCGGGCGCCGTCGGCGGCGCGCTCGTGATGGCGCTGTTCGGCCTCGCCACCCTCGGCCGAGGCCGCAACTCGTTCGCCATCCTCTCGCTCGTGCTGATGCTGTTCGTCGAGATCCTCGTGCGCACCTGGACGGAGGTCACCGGCGGTGGTGCGGGCATCGCCAACCTGCCGGTCATCGACCTCGGGTTCACCGACATCGTCACGCCGACGGAGTTCTACTACTTCACGCTCGCGGTGGTGGCGCTCATCATGCTCGCCATGTGGGCCATGGTGTCCAGCCGGTGGGGGCGCACCCTGCGCGCCACGAAGGGCGACGAGCTCCTCGCCGCCTCGATGGGGGTCTCGCTGCTGCACCACCGCGTGCTCGTGCTGGCGATCGCGTCCGCCTTCTGCGGCCTGGTCGGCGGCATCCACGTGCTGCGCATCTCCGTGGCGGTGCCGAGCATGGCGGGCCTGGAGTACCTCGCGCCGCTGCTCGCCATCATCTTCATCGGCGGACCGGGGAACTTCCTCGGCGTCGTGATGGCGTCGGTCGTGGTCACCTTCATCCCCGAGCTCGCCCGCGGGTTCGACGAGTGGCGCCAGTTCATCTACGGCGGCCTGCTCGTCGTGCTGTGCCTGCTGTTCCCACTCGGCATCCCGGCGCGGTTCACCCAGCTCGTCGGCGCCTGGCGCGCGCGTCGTGCGGCCCGGCCCGGGCACGGGTCGGATGCGGCCGAGACGACGGACCCGTCCACCGAACCGACCGCCCCGGTCGACGCCGAGAAGGAGCTGGTCCGATGA
- a CDS encoding branched-chain amino acid ABC transporter ATP-binding protein: MTDTHATERIARDAAELSVSGLRAGYGRAADILKGIDLDIARGSITTVIGPNGAGKSTFLKAIAGLVTVRAGEIRLGDRVLSTIPATRRVREGVVLCGQGRTNFAELSVEENLMLAGYTLPRRALHARMAAVRAADPVVDSRWHARVSSLSGGQQQSVEISMALMTEPEVLLLDEPSLGLSPGARTALFERVRDIADGGVTVLIVEQNVKAAAVVSDRLVVLEQGAIALDGTPSGVMADDRLREVYVGGVNTRDHGGDRT; this comes from the coding sequence ATGACCGACACGCACGCGACGGAGCGCATCGCACGGGACGCCGCCGAGCTCTCCGTGTCCGGCCTCCGCGCCGGGTACGGCCGGGCCGCCGACATCCTGAAGGGCATCGACCTCGACATCGCCCGCGGCAGCATCACGACGGTGATCGGGCCGAACGGCGCGGGCAAGTCGACCTTCCTGAAGGCGATCGCCGGGCTCGTCACGGTGCGGGCGGGCGAGATCCGCCTCGGTGACCGCGTCCTCAGCACGATCCCGGCCACGAGGCGCGTCCGGGAGGGCGTCGTGCTCTGCGGCCAGGGGCGCACCAACTTCGCCGAGCTGAGCGTCGAGGAGAACCTCATGCTCGCCGGGTACACGCTGCCGCGACGCGCGCTGCACGCGCGGATGGCCGCGGTGCGCGCCGCCGACCCGGTCGTCGACTCGCGCTGGCACGCACGCGTGTCGAGCCTCTCGGGCGGCCAGCAGCAGTCGGTCGAGATCTCGATGGCGCTCATGACCGAGCCCGAGGTGCTGCTGCTCGACGAGCCGTCGCTCGGCCTCTCGCCGGGAGCGCGCACGGCGCTCTTCGAGCGCGTGCGCGACATCGCCGACGGCGGGGTCACCGTGCTGATCGTCGAGCAGAACGTCAAGGCGGCGGCCGTCGTGAGTGACCGGCTGGTCGTGCTCGAGCAGGGTGCGATCGCGCTCGACGGCACCCCCTCCGGCGTCATGGCCGACGACCGTCTCCGCGAGGTCTATGTTGGCGGCGTGAACACGCGCGACCACGGAGGAGACCGCACATGA
- a CDS encoding aminotransferase class V-fold PLP-dependent enzyme has protein sequence MTIHQATPVLQPLALGAGAAGPYTPAVRDANGTIYVSGQLPMREDGSIATDAAPAEQLRLCLSNAFAILESAAVDRAAIARAVVYTTRLDAAPELNEAYVEAFGEWLPARSMVEVNALPKGASVEVELTAVGPAPAPSATAGDAYRAIAPAASEVVYCNTGTAGPPILPSLEAIAAASALDHSLPRTTMARFGTVMADAARARAAIGTMVGADASSIALTHNTTEGMNIVTWGLAWQPGDRVLTTDIEHMGGLAPLYMLAQRFGVEVDFVAVEDADPADVPGLVAAALTDRTRLFAFSHVAYSTGARFPLAEIVAACHDNGTLVLGDGAQSFAAMPLDLPASGVDFYAMPGQKWLCGPEGTGALYVAEPMLDVLKPTFVGFFGADYEAYRIGDPESLRPAPGAQRYEVGSVYHPGVAGMAAAAEWHVAADAEGAVTDRIASLAERAITAFAALPGVEVLTPSAHAGLVSVRLPRDVDEAVAYLADRGVDVRSVHEVDALRVSTGFHNTEDEVDRVVGLVAEFLAAPAVEAA, from the coding sequence ATGACCATCCACCAGGCGACGCCCGTACTGCAGCCCCTCGCGCTGGGCGCCGGCGCGGCCGGCCCCTACACGCCCGCCGTGCGCGACGCGAACGGCACGATCTACGTCTCCGGGCAGCTGCCCATGCGCGAGGACGGCTCGATCGCCACCGACGCGGCGCCGGCGGAGCAGCTCCGGCTGTGCCTGTCGAACGCGTTCGCCATCCTCGAGTCGGCCGCGGTCGACCGTGCGGCCATCGCCCGTGCCGTGGTCTACACGACGCGACTCGATGCCGCCCCCGAGTTGAACGAGGCGTACGTCGAGGCGTTCGGGGAGTGGCTCCCCGCGCGGTCGATGGTGGAGGTCAACGCGCTTCCCAAGGGCGCGTCGGTGGAGGTCGAACTGACCGCGGTCGGCCCCGCGCCGGCACCGTCGGCGACGGCCGGTGACGCATATCGTGCGATCGCCCCCGCCGCCTCCGAGGTCGTCTACTGCAACACCGGCACCGCCGGCCCGCCGATCCTGCCGTCGCTCGAGGCGATCGCCGCCGCCTCCGCGCTCGATCACTCGCTGCCCCGCACCACCATGGCCCGGTTCGGGACGGTGATGGCGGATGCCGCGCGGGCACGCGCTGCCATCGGCACCATGGTCGGGGCCGACGCGTCGTCGATCGCGCTCACCCACAACACGACCGAGGGCATGAACATCGTGACCTGGGGCCTCGCCTGGCAGCCCGGCGACCGGGTGCTCACGACCGACATCGAGCACATGGGCGGGCTCGCCCCCCTCTACATGCTCGCGCAGCGCTTCGGCGTCGAGGTCGACTTCGTCGCGGTCGAGGACGCCGACCCGGCTGACGTGCCGGGGCTGGTCGCCGCTGCGCTCACCGATCGGACCCGACTGTTCGCGTTCTCCCACGTCGCGTACTCCACCGGCGCGCGGTTCCCGCTCGCCGAGATCGTCGCGGCATGCCACGACAACGGCACGCTCGTGCTCGGCGACGGCGCGCAGAGCTTCGCGGCGATGCCGCTGGACCTCCCGGCGTCAGGCGTCGACTTCTACGCGATGCCCGGCCAGAAGTGGCTGTGCGGCCCCGAGGGCACCGGCGCGCTGTACGTCGCCGAACCGATGCTCGACGTGCTGAAGCCGACCTTCGTCGGGTTCTTCGGAGCCGACTACGAGGCCTATCGCATCGGCGATCCGGAGAGCCTGCGCCCGGCGCCGGGCGCGCAGCGCTACGAGGTCGGGAGCGTCTACCACCCGGGCGTCGCCGGCATGGCGGCGGCCGCCGAATGGCACGTCGCGGCCGACGCCGAGGGCGCCGTCACCGACCGCATCGCGTCGCTCGCCGAGCGCGCGATCACCGCCTTCGCGGCGCTGCCCGGGGTCGAGGTGCTGACGCCGTCGGCGCACGCGGGACTCGTCAGCGTGCGCCTGCCGCGCGACGTCGACGAGGCCGTCGCCTACCTCGCCGACCGCGGCGTCGACGTGCGTTCGGTGCACGAGGTCGACGCCCTGCGCGTCTCGACCGGCTTCCACAACACCGAGGACGAGGTCGACCGGGTGGTCGGGCTCGTCGCCGAGTTCCTCGCGGCGCCCGCCGTCGAGGCCGCCTGA
- a CDS encoding ABC transporter ATP-binding protein, producing the protein MTDGTNSTGAASTGSWALEALGIRKRFGGVIALDGVDVRLPAGQVTGLVGANGSGKSTFVDCITGFLAPDAGTIALAGSDLTRASRRRRALAGLRRTFQAVHAYEGMTALEQVEVAQQETDGTGWWDAVLRTPRLRSAQAAAIERAEHELERVGLVEKRHEQADALSYGQQKLLGLACGLVTDPTVLCLDEPLAGVSPRQTDLLVEVLDGLRAEHRTLLVIEHNMDFVAHMSDHVVVFAQGAVAAAGGVEVLQDDRVFEALMGMGVTA; encoded by the coding sequence ATGACCGACGGTACGAATTCCACGGGCGCGGCCTCGACCGGGTCCTGGGCGCTGGAAGCGCTCGGCATCCGCAAGCGGTTCGGCGGCGTCATCGCCCTCGACGGCGTGGACGTGCGCCTGCCCGCCGGGCAGGTGACGGGCCTCGTCGGGGCCAACGGCTCCGGCAAGAGCACGTTCGTCGACTGCATCACCGGATTCCTCGCACCCGACGCGGGCACGATCGCGCTCGCCGGGAGCGACCTCACCCGCGCGTCGCGACGCCGTCGCGCGCTCGCCGGGCTCCGGCGCACGTTCCAGGCCGTGCACGCCTACGAGGGCATGACCGCGCTGGAGCAGGTCGAGGTCGCCCAGCAGGAGACCGACGGCACGGGTTGGTGGGACGCGGTGCTCCGCACCCCGCGCCTCCGGTCTGCACAGGCAGCGGCGATCGAGCGGGCCGAGCACGAGCTCGAGCGGGTCGGGCTCGTCGAGAAGCGGCACGAGCAGGCCGACGCGCTGTCCTACGGGCAGCAGAAGCTGCTCGGTCTCGCCTGCGGCCTGGTGACCGACCCGACCGTGCTCTGCCTCGACGAGCCGCTCGCCGGGGTGAGCCCGCGCCAGACCGACCTCCTCGTCGAGGTGCTCGACGGGCTGCGCGCCGAGCACCGCACCCTGCTCGTCATCGAGCACAACATGGACTTCGTGGCGCACATGAGCGACCACGTCGTCGTGTTCGCCCAGGGGGCGGTCGCGGCCGCCGGCGGCGTCGAGGTCCTGCAGGACGACCGCGTCTTCGAGGCGCTCATGGGAATGGGAGTGACCGCATGA
- a CDS encoding HpcH/HpaI aldolase family protein, whose translation MSFANSDANWSRTRGVWTLLGESRTAQVASSAGFGWSAIDMQHGRWDDAGMVRALEVMAGPVLVRVRSLDDGLVGRALDAGAAGVIAPMVDSPDDARRLVAASAYPPAGRRSWGPIVSGYGAADAPPARVFAMIESRGALDRVEEIAAVAGLDGLFVGPFDLALALGMPVDDLLHDATDLRRIARAAEQAGLVAGAFAGTPERATRLERLGFGFVAATTDEGLLARGAREVLADRGRATS comes from the coding sequence TTGTCATTCGCTAATTCCGACGCCAACTGGAGTCGCACCCGCGGCGTTTGGACGTTGCTCGGCGAGTCGCGCACGGCACAGGTCGCGAGCAGCGCCGGGTTCGGGTGGAGCGCGATCGACATGCAGCACGGCCGCTGGGACGACGCCGGCATGGTCCGCGCGCTCGAGGTGATGGCGGGTCCGGTGCTGGTACGCGTCCGGTCGCTGGACGACGGGCTCGTTGGACGTGCCCTCGACGCCGGCGCCGCGGGCGTGATCGCGCCGATGGTGGACTCCCCGGACGACGCACGTCGACTGGTCGCCGCGTCCGCCTACCCGCCGGCGGGCCGGCGCAGCTGGGGCCCGATCGTTTCGGGCTACGGCGCCGCCGACGCACCGCCCGCACGCGTGTTCGCCATGATCGAGAGCCGAGGCGCCCTGGATCGGGTCGAGGAGATCGCGGCGGTCGCAGGACTCGACGGTCTGTTCGTCGGCCCGTTCGACCTCGCGCTGGCGCTCGGGATGCCGGTCGACGACCTGCTCCACGACGCGACCGACCTTCGACGGATCGCCCGGGCGGCGGAGCAGGCGGGTCTGGTCGCCGGCGCGTTCGCGGGTACGCCCGAACGTGCGACCCGGCTGGAGCGCCTCGGTTTCGGCTTCGTCGCCGCCACGACCGACGAAGGGCTGCTCGCCCGTGGTGCGCGCGAGGTGCTGGCGGATCGAGGCCGCGCCACCAGCTGA
- a CDS encoding helix-turn-helix transcriptional regulator produces MSAHDGTIPTDPAAIGDAELDPGVGGVTHTEHSRVIVDVLCGIAEPLAAALGEDSEVVIHDLTLLPDTIVAVGGELTGRTAGGPITNLLLEHLKMGRTDDIIRYRASPADGRTFRSSTIFLRHPDGTPFASLCINTDLTQWNRARALIDAVLRTGEGETGAVEPEASGELFSNNVGELSEALIRRAIERIDVPPSLMQKQHKVAVVRDLDAQGFFLIRDAVDLAAQSLGVTRFTIYNYLNEIREE; encoded by the coding sequence ATGAGCGCCCACGACGGCACCATCCCGACCGACCCCGCCGCGATCGGCGACGCCGAGCTCGATCCCGGCGTGGGGGGCGTCACGCACACCGAGCACTCGCGCGTGATCGTCGACGTGCTCTGCGGCATCGCCGAGCCCCTCGCCGCCGCGCTCGGGGAGGACAGCGAGGTCGTCATCCACGACCTCACCCTGCTGCCCGACACGATCGTCGCGGTCGGCGGCGAGCTGACCGGTCGCACCGCAGGCGGCCCGATCACCAACCTCCTGCTCGAGCACCTGAAGATGGGGCGCACCGACGACATCATCCGGTACCGCGCGTCGCCCGCGGACGGCCGCACCTTCCGCTCGTCCACGATCTTCCTCCGCCACCCGGACGGCACGCCCTTCGCGAGCCTGTGCATCAACACCGACCTCACGCAGTGGAACCGCGCGCGCGCCCTGATCGACGCCGTGCTGCGCACCGGCGAGGGGGAGACGGGCGCGGTCGAGCCCGAGGCATCCGGCGAGCTGTTCTCGAACAACGTCGGCGAACTCTCCGAGGCGCTCATCCGCCGCGCCATCGAGCGGATCGACGTACCGCCGTCGCTGATGCAGAAGCAGCACAAGGTGGCGGTCGTGCGCGACCTCGACGCCCAGGGCTTCTTCCTGATCCGCGACGCCGTCGACCTCGCCGCGCAGAGCCTCGGCGTGACCCGATTCACCATCTACAACTACCTCAACGAGATCCGGGAGGAATGA
- a CDS encoding ABC transporter substrate-binding protein — protein MRSNPTPRRSRALLAGGAGALALSMALAGCASAGDATVAADDDGPIVIGMSAPIAAAIGAFGQPAVDGAQLAVDEINAAGGIDGRDLELVVEDNACNATDGQTAVESLIEQDVVAIIGGLCSDATLPALTVVQRSEIPLLVDLASNPSITAEAGVGGNEWVFRWAPSDDITAQTAVEYLDSLGGYDEIAVIADDGAFGQGGAEAIEAKADELGITVLSTDLVNLETPDFSSVVARVSQSEPDAVVVWLNASATIGSFYEAYAASDLKSVPLAGQLDMTQSAIADNELFGYNSASYSASIESEGNSAYLAAWEGAGFDVANAYVGWDGYQSVQILASVLEDAPGIDPASIKDTLTGYTYGPMIVGGEEITFDDHNQAYPNLVIEQFTGSDVEPVTFEGN, from the coding sequence ATGCGCTCGAACCCCACCCCGCGCCGATCTCGCGCGCTGCTCGCCGGCGGCGCCGGCGCGCTCGCGCTCTCCATGGCACTCGCCGGATGCGCCTCCGCCGGCGACGCCACCGTCGCGGCCGACGACGACGGTCCCATCGTCATCGGCATGTCCGCCCCCATCGCGGCCGCGATCGGCGCCTTCGGGCAGCCCGCCGTGGACGGCGCGCAGCTCGCCGTCGACGAGATCAACGCCGCCGGCGGCATCGACGGCCGCGACCTCGAGCTCGTCGTCGAGGACAACGCCTGCAACGCGACCGACGGCCAGACCGCCGTCGAGTCGCTCATCGAGCAGGACGTCGTGGCCATCATCGGCGGCCTGTGCTCCGATGCCACCCTGCCGGCGCTGACCGTCGTGCAGCGCAGCGAGATCCCGCTGCTCGTCGACCTCGCGTCGAACCCCTCGATCACCGCGGAGGCCGGCGTCGGCGGCAACGAGTGGGTCTTCCGCTGGGCGCCGAGCGACGACATCACCGCGCAGACGGCCGTCGAGTACCTCGACTCGCTGGGCGGCTACGACGAGATCGCGGTCATCGCGGACGACGGCGCGTTCGGCCAGGGCGGCGCCGAGGCGATCGAGGCCAAGGCCGACGAGCTCGGCATCACCGTGCTCTCGACCGACCTCGTCAACCTCGAGACGCCCGACTTCAGCTCGGTCGTGGCACGCGTCAGCCAGTCCGAGCCCGACGCGGTCGTCGTCTGGCTCAACGCGTCCGCCACGATCGGCTCGTTCTACGAGGCGTACGCCGCGTCCGACCTCAAGTCGGTACCGCTCGCCGGCCAGCTCGACATGACGCAGTCGGCGATCGCCGACAACGAGCTCTTCGGCTACAACTCGGCCTCGTACTCGGCATCGATCGAGTCCGAGGGCAACTCGGCCTACCTCGCCGCGTGGGAGGGTGCCGGCTTCGACGTCGCCAACGCCTACGTCGGCTGGGACGGGTACCAGAGCGTGCAGATCCTCGCCTCCGTGCTCGAGGACGCGCCGGGCATCGACCCCGCGTCGATCAAGGACACGCTCACGGGCTACACCTACGGTCCGATGATCGTCGGCGGCGAGGAGATCACCTTCGACGACCACAACCAGGCGTACCCGAACCTCGTCATCGAGCAGTTCACCGGCTCGGACGTCGAGCCCGTCACCTTCGAAGGGAACTGA
- a CDS encoding short chain dehydrogenase, with protein MTQRTLVVGTSGTIGGAVVDLFDEAGYDVVRADYEVGDLRVDITDSASIAAMLDAVGPVDHIVCTVGMLAFAPIDELTKSIVEESIAGKLTSQVDLVLQGQRVVRDGGSFTLISGIMSRFPWRTGAGVSVANGGLDGFVMAAAAELGRDRRINAISPSILTESIEARGGVNPLPGYTPVPARRVAEMYLRSVSGIENGAVFSVD; from the coding sequence ATGACCCAGCGCACACTCGTCGTCGGCACGTCCGGCACCATCGGCGGCGCCGTCGTCGACCTGTTCGACGAGGCCGGCTACGACGTCGTCCGCGCCGACTACGAGGTCGGCGACCTGCGCGTCGACATCACCGACAGCGCGTCGATCGCCGCGATGCTGGACGCCGTCGGCCCGGTCGACCACATCGTCTGCACGGTCGGCATGCTGGCGTTCGCCCCGATCGACGAGCTCACCAAGTCCATCGTCGAGGAATCGATCGCCGGCAAGCTGACCAGTCAGGTCGACCTCGTGCTCCAGGGCCAGCGCGTCGTCCGCGACGGCGGTTCGTTCACCCTCATCTCGGGCATCATGAGCCGCTTCCCCTGGCGCACCGGTGCCGGGGTGTCCGTGGCGAACGGCGGTCTCGACGGGTTCGTGATGGCCGCTGCCGCCGAGCTCGGACGCGACCGTCGCATCAACGCGATCTCGCCGAGCATCCTCACCGAGTCCATCGAGGCGCGCGGCGGCGTGAACCCGCTCCCCGGCTACACGCCCGTGCCCGCACGCCGGGTCGCCGAGATGTACCTGCGTTCGGTGAGCGGCATCGAGAACGGTGCCGTCTTCAGCGTCGACTGA